In one window of Lytechinus pictus isolate F3 Inbred chromosome 19, Lp3.0, whole genome shotgun sequence DNA:
- the LOC135157616 gene encoding uncharacterized protein LOC135157616 isoform X2, translated as MSTEDGAPSFLSSDHRDCDMKCSLSGAVIDNCDICAGNHTDCMIVVTIKPSAVPENMDYNITVHGAGFHQHPTPVCLYTRVSDSEEFNATMKVMDPSMGYCRANLEPGRN; from the exons ATGTCAACGGAAGATGGCGCCCCATCATTCCTCTCATCCGATCACAGAGATTGTGACATGAAGTGTTCCTTGAG TGGTGCTGTCATTGACAACTGTGATATATGTGCGGGGAATCATACTGACTGCATGATCGTTGTGACCATAAAGCCGTCAGCTGTACCTGAAAACATGGATTACAAC ATAACGGTGCATGGAGCCGGGTTTCACCAACATCCGACACCCGTCTGTCTATACACCCGGGTATCCGACTCCGAGGAATTCAATGCAACCATGAAGGTTATGGACCCATCCATGGGATATTGTCGGGCTAACTTAGAGCCTGGTAGgaattga
- the LOC135157616 gene encoding uncharacterized protein LOC135157616 isoform X1, with amino-acid sequence MNEGLNECNECGEDTSCIGCDGEPNSGAVIDNCDICAGNHTDCMIVVTIKPSAVPENMDYNITVHGAGFHQHPTPVCLYTRVSDSEEFNATMKVMDPSMGYCRANLEPGRN; translated from the exons ATGAATGAAGGTTTGAATGAATGCAACGAATGCGGAGAAGACACGTCATGCATAGGATGTGACGGAGAGCCAAACAG TGGTGCTGTCATTGACAACTGTGATATATGTGCGGGGAATCATACTGACTGCATGATCGTTGTGACCATAAAGCCGTCAGCTGTACCTGAAAACATGGATTACAAC ATAACGGTGCATGGAGCCGGGTTTCACCAACATCCGACACCCGTCTGTCTATACACCCGGGTATCCGACTCCGAGGAATTCAATGCAACCATGAAGGTTATGGACCCATCCATGGGATATTGTCGGGCTAACTTAGAGCCTGGTAGgaattga